A region of the Nocardia asteroides genome:
GATCGTCTCCGTTGTAGTACCCCAGCACGATCTCGGCCTTGCGCTGGAGGTTGCGGTTCTCCTCCGACCAGCGGAACGCCTCATCGATCTCGCGGGTGGAGCACAGCGTGGAGAAGATCGAGCTGTAGCTCTTGGCATGCACCGACTCCATGAACGCGATGTTGGTCAGCACCGCCTCTTCGTGCGGGGTCAGCGCGTCCGGGATCAGGCTCACCGCGCCGACCGTGCCCTGGATGGTGTCCAGCAGGGTGAGGCCGGTGAAGACCCGCATGGTCAGCTGCTTCTCGTCGGCGGTGAGGGTGTTCCACGACGGAATGTCGTTGGAGACCGGCACCTTCTCCGGCAGCCAGAAGTTGCCGGTCAGCCGGTCCCAGACCTCGGCGTCCTTTTCGTCGGGCACCCGATTCCAGTTGATGGCCGACACCCGATCGATCAGTTTCATCCTGCCTCCACGCCTTTCCCGAGCACGCTGCCGTCACGGAATTCCTACCCCCGGGACACTACTCCTTGGGGGTGACATCTCCGCTCAGCACAACACCTTGTGTCGCCGCGACCGGTGTCCCACCTGGGAAAGAACGCGGGGACGCGCCGCGCGCGGCCACCCATTGTGCGGCACGCACCCCCGGGCGGCCACATCGGCACCGGCGCACGAATCGATCGCCGAATGTTTGCCATACGGTGTCCGGGGAGCTGGTATCGGTGGACCGCCGACGCGACTCACAGGGGCGGATGCTCGTTGCCCCGCGGCCGCGAAAGCGTTGCCGGATCCGTCCATTCGTCATGCCACCGGCGTGCCGAGGCGTCGATCGTGCCGGAAGTCACGACCGCCGCGGGACGATCCGGGGATCGCACCGCTACCGCGCGGCCACGGACCCACCCGTCCGCCTGCGCCGATCCGGCCGGGCGAGCGGCTACGTTGGGCGCAGGATGTCCCCTGTGTTCGGAAGGAGTGAGTTGCCATGACCAGTCCGATCACCACCCGTCCGGTGCTCAGCGACATGACGATCTTCGCGGGCGTGCTCATCCTCGTCGCCGGTGTCCTGCATCTGTTGACGGCCATGGCGGCGATCGGGGGACGCGACGTCTTCTTGGTGACCGAGGATCAGGTATTTCTGGTCGATGTCGCCACCTGGGGATGGATCCATGTGACGATCGGGGTGCTGGCGGTGTGCGCGGCACTCGGCGTCGTGTCGGGCAGGACCTGGGGTTTTCTCGCCGGTATCGGGCTGGCGGCGATCAGCATCCTGGACAACTTCCTGTTCGTGTCGATCTACCCGTTCTGGGCGCTGGTGCTGATCGCCATCGACGTCCTCGTGATCTGGGCGCTGGCCAGGCAACTCGCCACCGCGTGATCGCGGGCCGCCCGGCTACCGCGGTGGGCGGCCGCCGGGCCCTCCGCTGCCGCCGGGCGGGCGTCCACCGGGCTGGGCACCGGAACCGTTGTCCGACCGGGTGTTCTGTGATCGCTCGGCGACGCCAACGGTGAGCGAGGCCCGCATCCCGGAGGACGGCTCGCCCGACACCGTGGCCAGTTCCGCGTCCCAGCCGTCGCCGAAGACGTTGTCGGAGGCGAGCGTGACTTGCGAAAGGTTCGCCACGCTGCGCGCGTAACCGGAGTCGTGGGCGAATACCGCCTCGCAGGTGTTCTGCGGCAGTGCGATCTGCGAGGTCAGTCGCGCGTTCTGGCCGGCGACCGCGGTCTCGAGCGAGTCGTAGACCTCGAAATGGATGTGCGGCCACCGTCCCGAGTAGCAAGCCGGGAAGATCGACGTGAACGACACCTTGCCGTCGGCGTCGGCCACCTGGACGCCGCGCAGGTAGTTCTGCTCGGTGACACCGCTACTGTAGAGCGAGTAGTTGCCGTCCCGGTCGCAGTGCCACACGTACACCGCCATGCCCGCTCCGGCCGCCCCGCTGTTCGCCAGATCGCGCAGCGTCAACTCGAGCGTCATCGCAACACCCTGCGCGACACCGGAATACGAACCGAACGAGGTGGTGATGTCGCTGCGCACCACACCCGACTCGATGAGGACGTTGGGTCCGTTGGACCCATCGCCCGGATACGGTCCCGCGGTCTCCTGTGGCGCGGCGGCGATGTCGCCGGATCGCGCGGTGGTCGCTGATCCGGTGCCGGAGGTCGTGGCCGCCGTCTCGTCCGATCCCGTCGCGCAGCCGCCCACGACCGCCGCCGCGGCGCCCGCCGTCGCCCCGAGGAAGAACAGGGCGCGGCGCCGGGACACCAGAACCTTCATATCGTGTGCGAGGCCGAGATCGTGCTCGTGCCTCTCACCGCGTCGTACGCCCACAGTCTGCCTTTCGTCGGTCGACATCGTCCCCGTGACGTTAGGAACGTGCGCTCGTGATCGGCTGGGATCGCGCTGGGAGTTCGCTGTGAACCGGCGGCCGGGATCTAGCGTCGGCTGGCCCTGCGGTAGCCGATCGTCGCGGGCACTGCGAACAGGATGATCGCGCCGAGCGACCACACCACGGTGAGGGTGAGCGAGCGGGCGAGGGGCCCACCGGAAGCGAGCGCGCGCATGGTGTCGACCGCTACCGACATGGGTTGGTTGCGGACCACCGGCTGGATCCACTTCGGGAAGGCGGCCAGCGGGACGAAGCCGGTGCTGAAGAACATCATCAGTGAGGTGAGGATCGTGATGCCCTCCACCAGCGTCGACTTCGCGGTGAAGACGGCCACGGAGGTGACGATGGTGGCGAAGGCCAAGCCGAACAAAACCGGAATGAACAGGAAGACGATCGTCGCCGCGACGCTCTGGTGGAAGCGGAATCCCATCACGGAGCCGACCAGGACGACGGCGAGGGTGCACAGGAAGATACGGCAGCCCTCCGCGAGGATTCGGGAGGCCAGACCCGATGCCCGGTGCACCGGCAGCACCCAGAACCGTGCGAGCAGGCCCGCGTCGCGTTCGCGGCCGAGCAGGACACCTCCCGCCACCGCGCCGGACAGCGCGCCCACCAGGGCGACCATGGGCACCGACCCGTACAGCGCGCTCTCGCCGGTGAACTTCCGGATCTGTCCGCCGATCACCGTGTTCAGCATGACCAACAGCAGGCACGGGATGATCAGCGTCTCCAGCAGCGTGACCGGATTGCGCGCCCAGCGCAGCAGCAGTCGTTGGGTCTGGATCAGGGTGTGGCGCAGCAGCGCCGACACCGACACCTCCGAAGCGGTGCGCGCTTCGTCCTTGCGATCCGCCAGCAGTACCATCACGCCCTCCTCGAGCTCAGCCGGATCGACAGCGGAACGCAGACGATGAGGATGCCGAGCGCCCATGCCAGCGGCGGTCCCAGCAGCGACCAGCTCACCTGCCCGGCGTTCGGCCCGATGTCACCGGCGAACGCCCGCAACGCGATGGCCCATTGCGAG
Encoded here:
- a CDS encoding dioxygenase, giving the protein MSTDERQTVGVRRGERHEHDLGLAHDMKVLVSRRRALFFLGATAGAAAAVVGGCATGSDETAATTSGTGSATTARSGDIAAAPQETAGPYPGDGSNGPNVLIESGVVRSDITTSFGSYSGVAQGVAMTLELTLRDLANSGAAGAGMAVYVWHCDRDGNYSLYSSGVTEQNYLRGVQVADADGKVSFTSIFPACYSGRWPHIHFEVYDSLETAVAGQNARLTSQIALPQNTCEAVFAHDSGYARSVANLSQVTLASDNVFGDGWDAELATVSGEPSSGMRASLTVGVAERSQNTRSDNGSGAQPGGRPPGGSGGPGGRPPR
- a CDS encoding ABC transporter permease; the protein is MVLLADRKDEARTASEVSVSALLRHTLIQTQRLLLRWARNPVTLLETLIIPCLLLVMLNTVIGGQIRKFTGESALYGSVPMVALVGALSGAVAGGVLLGRERDAGLLARFWVLPVHRASGLASRILAEGCRIFLCTLAVVLVGSVMGFRFHQSVAATIVFLFIPVLFGLAFATIVTSVAVFTAKSTLVEGITILTSLMMFFSTGFVPLAAFPKWIQPVVRNQPMSVAVDTMRALASGGPLARSLTLTVVWSLGAIILFAVPATIGYRRASRR